The DNA window ACAGGCACATTAGAAGGGCGAATTAATGGCACTTATCAAAATGATGGCAGTTTACGCGCCAACGCACTTATCGACATTTCCGCAGGGCGACTTTTACCCGCAACCGATGACCCGAATACAAAACCGATTGCCCATAATGGCGGAAAAATTAAATTAACCATTGATGAACAAGGCTTAAATGGTGATATTCTCCTCGACCTTGCTCGCCAAAATACGATTAATGGCACAATCACCATGCAAGGCTTTAATCGCCTACCGATTAATCCTAACCAGCCCATTACTGCCAGATTACAAGCAAATTTCAACGACTTAGGCTTATTACCTGATATTTTATCGCAAGCAGAAAAAGCCAAAGGTGCAGCAACATTTCATTTAAGCATCGATGGCAACCTTGCCGACCCCATTGTTCAAGGTCAATTTTTAATCAAACAAGTCGAAGTTGGTTTGCCTGATTTAGGCTTGCAAATAAAAGACTTAAACGCAGACATTAAAACCGTGAGCCGTGACACAATTGATATAAAAATGGGTTTCCAATCAGGCGACGGAAAGATGGATATTACAGGCAACGTCAAACTGCTCACCCTGACCGATTGGCAATCGAATATTGCGATTAAAGGGGAAAATGTACAAATCATTAATACCCCTGACGCGGTGGCGAATATCACCCCTGATTTACGCTTAAACATGAGCACGGGTAAAATTGATGTCAGCGGTAAAGTAATGATTCCTTACGCAAATATTACGCCAACGGGGGCAACTATTAGCGGTTCTGGCTCTGGTGGCAACACGGTGGCAAGCTCGCCCGATGTGGTGATTGTGAACCCTGATAAACCGAATAATACAGACAAAGCCACTAAAGGCTGGGCAATTACTAGCCAACTCACCGTTATTTTAGGGGAAGATATTCGTTTAGCCGTGATGGACTTTAACAGCCGTTTAACAGGTGCATTATCCATTACCCTAAGCCCCAATCAAACCATGCCCCGCGCAACGGGTGAGTTACAAATTTTAGATGGGACTTATCGCGCTTATGGGCAAGATTTAGAAATTGAACGCGGACGGATTATTTTTGCAGGGGGGAGTGTTGATAATCCCGTATTAAATATTGAAGCCATTCGTAAAATTCGGGATAGAACGAAAAAAGTTGAATCGGCTGGCGTGCGCATTCACGGTACGGCTCAAGCCCCACAACTCACTTTATTTTCTACACCCCCTGTTCCTGAAAGCGATATTTTATCTTACATCGTTACAGGTTCAGCCCTTGGCGAGGATGTAAGCAACGCCATGTTAAGCCTAGGGACTTATTTAACCCCACAATTATATGTCGGTTATGGCTTAAGTTTGGTTGACCAAAACCGCGTTTTTAACATCCGTTATGAACTAAGCCGTAAATGGGGGATAGAAGCCTCAATTGGTACAGAGGACAAAGGCGCGGACTTTTCTTATATTTTAGAATGGTAAGGGTTGAATAAGCTTTAAAATCCATTTTGTTAAATGAGATATGCCAGTCCTTAAAGGAGTAGCAGACCTTTATCAAGCGATTCAAGAGACCTGCTAGATTTTCAAAATCTAGCGGGT is part of the Beggiatoa alba B18LD genome and encodes:
- a CDS encoding translocation/assembly module TamB domain-containing protein, which translates into the protein MATIEQMGTWSLPKPAPLTVSPDMAQLSNFCLQGYLNRRQPDSLTSICALGGWQAKTGANAELSLSKIPLRLFVPTVTGTLEGRINGTYQNDGSLRANALIDISAGRLLPATDDPNTKPIAHNGGKIKLTIDEQGLNGDILLDLARQNTINGTITMQGFNRLPINPNQPITARLQANFNDLGLLPDILSQAEKAKGAATFHLSIDGNLADPIVQGQFLIKQVEVGLPDLGLQIKDLNADIKTVSRDTIDIKMGFQSGDGKMDITGNVKLLTLTDWQSNIAIKGENVQIINTPDAVANITPDLRLNMSTGKIDVSGKVMIPYANITPTGATISGSGSGGNTVASSPDVVIVNPDKPNNTDKATKGWAITSQLTVILGEDIRLAVMDFNSRLTGALSITLSPNQTMPRATGELQILDGTYRAYGQDLEIERGRIIFAGGSVDNPVLNIEAIRKIRDRTKKVESAGVRIHGTAQAPQLTLFSTPPVPESDILSYIVTGSALGEDVSNAMLSLGTYLTPQLYVGYGLSLVDQNRVFNIRYELSRKWGIEASIGTEDKGADFSYILEW